The following are from one region of the Nymphalis io chromosome 21, ilAglIoxx1.1, whole genome shotgun sequence genome:
- the LOC126776850 gene encoding zinc finger CCCH domain-containing protein 11A-like, protein MESPRKFNDCYFYYYSTCTKGDNCVFRHEPSALGCETMCTAWQQGKCLDKGCKLRHMELRKNRKQIPCYWENQPGGCRKKHCPFMHKNPDARTDGIAPSQPAPMINAQVTSNVPESLVESGPMSASVAAVAAVPAPAPAPVPLLWPQQRQQVVLDSAILGVLPGTSELLPRRVVAAHAHAHAHAHAHSHAHSHAHAHEPQPSPYAPLPVDPLVVNFEEESDNESAPSSTPTKTVSSDDAQKIARTKSQELLLLEKIQAEAAAFYSYDSLPQAEPPVERKIVRTNLTSKYDKLSLDEISGKQPTTERSSSLDFKVLSLDEIKARKKVSETIIHQTPITLNLSRKRKLSTHETITTSGDKIIKVVRSNSIVYKKFDKNAPVQTCQTKTGPKRNEEINNRKRTLSEHSDLYEIQNELVDNCYEFKRIKIAEQIPKPRLVRNRSSTKSFSESRDEEYDISCKNDSDTEVQFISVEVGHSDVAIMNDDDVIDLETTRIAEPVDIVDLCDEHDDNEIAVSDLDLDLVKNVPDVVASCQKFLKRNESTENDLLNDIDAILNEKL, encoded by the exons ATGGAGTCGCCGAGGAAATTTAACgattgctatttttattattattccacgTGCACTAAG GGGGATAATTGTGTATTTCGTCACGAGCCATCAGCCCTAGGCTGTGAAACAATGTGCACTGCTTGGCAACAAGGCAAATGTCTTGATAAAGGCTGTAAATTACGCCATATGGAACTTAGG AAAAATCGTAAGCAGATCCCCTGTTACTGGGAAAATCAGCCTGGAGGCTGTCGTAAGAAGCACTGTCCTTTTATGCATAAGAATCCTGATGCTCGCACTGATGGTATAGCACCCAGCCAACCAGCACCCATGATTAAT GCTCAAGTCACTAGCAATGTGCCAGAGTCCTTAGTGGAGAGCGGGCCTATGAGTGCGAGTGTAGCGGCTGTCGCCGCAGTGCCCGCCCCTGCTCCTGCACCGGTACCCCTTCTTTGGCCACAGCAGAGACAACAAG TGGTCCTTGATTCCGCGATATTGGGCGTGCTGCCGGGCACGAGCGAGCTGCTACCGCGACGCGTGGTGGCggcgcacgcgcacgcgcacgcaCACGCGCATGCGCATTCACATGCGCACTCGCATGCGCATGCACACGAGCCGCAGCCCAGTCCGTATGCGCCGCTGCCCGTCGACCCCCTCGTCGTCAACTTCGAGGAAG AGTCTGATAACGAAAGTGCCCCTTCCTCGACGCCTACTAAAACCGTCTCGTCGGACGACGCGCAGAAAATTGCGCGCACGAAATCGCAGGAGCTCCTGCTCTTGGAGAAAATTCAGGCGGAAGCCGCAGCCTTCTACAGCTACGATTCCCTCCCTCAAGCCGAGCCACCTGTAGAGCGGAAAATAGTCAGAACGAACCTAACCAGTAAATACGATAAGTTGTCTCTCGACGAGATATCAGGTAAGCAGCCGACGACAGAAAGGTCGAGCTCGTTAGATTTTAAAGTTCTATCCTTAGACGAAATCAAAGCGAGGAAAAAAGTCTCGGAAACAATTATACACCAAACACCCATAACTCTAAATTTAAGTAGGAAAAGAAAATTGTCTACCCACGAAACGATTACAACGTCTGGTGATAAAATTATCAAAGTTGTCAGAAGTAATTCAATTGTTTATAAGAAATTTGACAAGAATGCGCCAGTACAAACCTGCCAAACTAAAACGGGACCAAAACGAAACGAGGAAATTAATAATAGGAAGCGAACGTTGTCAGAACACAGTGACCTGTACGAGATTCAGAATGAACTTGTAGATAACTGTTACGAGTTTAAGAGAATTAAAATAGCTGAACAAATACCTAAACCTAGGTTAGTGAGAAATAGGAGCTCGACTAAATCGTTTAGTGAAAGTAGAGACGAAGAATATGATATTTCTTGTAAAAACGACTCCGATACGGAAGTACAATTTATTAGTGTAGAAGTAGGGCACTCTGATGTAGCAATAATGAATGATGATGACGTCATCGATCTAGAAACTACTAGAATAGCTGAACCCGTGGACATTGTGGATTTATGTGATGAACATGATGATAATGAAATTGCTGTATCCGATTTAGACTTAGATTTAGTCAAAAATGTCCCTGATGTTGTAGCGAGCTGTCAAAAATTTTTAAAGAGAAATGAAAGCACTGAGAATGATTTGCTCAATGATATCGATGCTATTTTGAATGAGAAATTATGA